The Altererythrobacter sp. Root672 genome includes a window with the following:
- a CDS encoding phosphoserine transaminase, translating to MSVITLPARKPARPFFSSGPCAKPPGYSPNKLATESLGRSHRAKIGKTRLQYCIDLMREVLQLPDTHRIGIVPGSDTGAFEMAMWTMLGARGVTALAWESFGEGWVTDVVKQLKIEATVMRADYGQLPDLDKVDWSDDVLFTWNGTTSGVRVPDAEWIPADRQGLSFADATSAVFAYDIPWDKIDVATFSWQKVLGGEGGHGVLILGPRAVERLEEYTPSWPLPKVFRLMSKGKLAEGVFKGETINTPSMLAVEDAIWALEWAKDLGGLKGLQARSNANAAALDKIVAERDWLGHLAVDHGTRSKTSVCLTVEGADADFIKAFAGLLEKADAAYDIAGYRDAPPGLRIWCGATVDTADIEALGPWLDWAWASLKAA from the coding sequence ATGTCTGTGATTACGTTGCCGGCGCGCAAACCCGCGCGTCCGTTCTTTTCTTCCGGTCCCTGCGCGAAGCCGCCGGGATACTCCCCCAACAAGCTCGCCACCGAATCGCTGGGCCGCTCGCACCGCGCCAAGATCGGCAAGACGCGCCTTCAGTACTGCATCGACCTGATGCGCGAAGTGTTGCAGCTGCCCGATACGCATCGCATCGGTATCGTACCCGGTTCCGACACCGGCGCCTTCGAGATGGCCATGTGGACCATGCTCGGCGCTCGCGGCGTGACGGCGCTTGCTTGGGAAAGCTTCGGTGAAGGTTGGGTCACCGATGTCGTCAAGCAGCTCAAGATCGAAGCGACCGTGATGCGCGCCGATTACGGCCAGCTTCCGGACCTTGACAAGGTCGATTGGTCGGACGACGTCCTGTTCACCTGGAACGGCACCACCTCGGGCGTTCGCGTTCCCGACGCCGAATGGATCCCGGCCGATCGCCAGGGCCTCAGCTTCGCCGACGCGACCAGCGCGGTGTTCGCCTACGACATTCCGTGGGACAAGATCGATGTCGCCACCTTCTCCTGGCAGAAGGTCCTGGGCGGCGAGGGCGGCCATGGTGTGCTGATCCTCGGCCCACGCGCGGTCGAGCGGCTGGAGGAATACACCCCCTCCTGGCCGCTGCCGAAGGTGTTCCGCCTGATGTCGAAGGGCAAGCTCGCCGAAGGCGTGTTCAAGGGCGAAACCATCAACACCCCCTCGATGCTGGCGGTGGAAGATGCGATCTGGGCTCTCGAATGGGCCAAGGATCTCGGCGGCCTCAAGGGTCTGCAGGCTCGCTCCAACGCCAACGCTGCTGCGCTCGACAAGATCGTGGCGGAGCGTGACTGGCTTGGCCATCTCGCGGTCGATCATGGCACCCGTTCCAAGACCTCGGTCTGCCTGACCGTCGAAGGTGCTGACGCCGACTTCATCAAGGCCTTCGCCGGCCTGCTCGAGAAGGCTGACGCGGCTTACGACATCGCCGGATACCGCGACGCCCCTCCGGGCCTGCGCATCTGGTGCGGCGCGACTGTCGACACGGCGGACATCGAAGCGCTCGGTCCCTGGCTCGACTGGGCCTGGGCTTCGCTCAAGGCGGCCTGA
- a CDS encoding extensin family protein: MPEGREQQQTTAASSKPLALPAPRSAEAGQCLSRLVQMGAQYTALDDKYLGQGCSLLTSVQLSGLASDGANLSVSNLGPVTCEVSQVFSGWARYGVDRAARQILGSPVRTIETMGSYSCRNVAGTGRRSGHATGAAIDVSGFVLEDGRRITVKGGWFGGSAKEQQFLRTVQQSACKRFETVLGPDYNSAHNDHLHVEGVIGTKSYCR, from the coding sequence GTGCCGGAAGGTCGGGAACAGCAGCAGACGACCGCAGCCTCTAGCAAGCCGCTCGCCCTTCCCGCACCGCGAAGCGCAGAGGCTGGGCAGTGCCTGTCGCGCCTCGTGCAGATGGGCGCGCAATACACCGCGCTCGACGATAAGTACCTGGGCCAGGGTTGCAGCCTGCTGACGTCGGTTCAGTTGAGCGGCCTGGCTTCGGACGGCGCCAACCTGTCGGTGTCGAACCTCGGCCCGGTGACGTGTGAGGTCAGCCAGGTGTTCAGCGGCTGGGCGCGCTATGGCGTCGACCGGGCGGCACGGCAGATCCTCGGCTCTCCGGTGCGGACGATCGAGACGATGGGCAGCTATTCCTGCCGCAACGTCGCCGGGACCGGACGGCGCTCGGGCCACGCGACCGGCGCGGCGATCGACGTCTCGGGCTTCGTGCTGGAGGATGGACGGCGGATCACCGTCAAGGGCGGCTGGTTCGGCGGCTCGGCCAAGGAACAGCAGTTCCTCCGCACGGTGCAGCAAAGCGCCTGCAAGCGGTTCGAGACCGTGCTGGGACCCGACTACAATTCCGCCCACAACGACCACCTCCACGTGGAGGGAGTCATCGGCACGAAAAGTTACTGCCGCTGA
- the serA gene encoding phosphoglycerate dehydrogenase, with the protein MTKPKVLISDKMDPNAARIFEERGCEVDVITGQTPEELKAIIGQYDGLAIRSSTKVTKEIIDAATNLKVIGRAGIGVDNVDIPYASSKGIVVMNTPFGNSITTAEHAIALMFALARQLPEANAQTQSGLWPKNGFMGVEVTGKTLGLIGAGNIGSIVADRAHGLRMKVVAYDPFLSPERAVEMGVEKVELDDLLARADFITLHTPLTDQTRNILSRENLAKTKKGVRIVNCARGGLIDEDALKELLDAGHIAGAALDVFVTEPAKEHALFGTPNFVATPHLGASTNEAQVNVALQVAEQLSDYLVSGGVTNALNVPSLSAEEAPKLKPYMALAEKLGSLVGQLTTGSVPRVSIHTEGHANELNIKPMVAAVLAGFLREQSDTVNMVNAPFLAKERGIEVREVRTEKEGDYHTLLRVSVKTDAGERSVAGTLFSNAEPRLVELFGIKVEAELAGHMMYIVNEDAPGFIGRIGTLLGENGINIGTFNLGRREAGGEAVLLLSVDGEVPADVVEKARSLPGVKRAKALSF; encoded by the coding sequence ATGACGAAGCCCAAAGTTCTCATTTCCGACAAGATGGATCCCAACGCCGCGCGCATTTTCGAAGAGCGTGGCTGTGAAGTGGACGTGATCACTGGCCAGACCCCGGAAGAGCTCAAGGCGATCATCGGCCAGTACGATGGCCTGGCGATCCGCAGCTCGACCAAGGTGACCAAGGAAATCATCGACGCCGCGACCAACCTCAAGGTCATCGGCCGCGCCGGCATTGGCGTGGACAACGTCGACATCCCCTATGCCAGCTCCAAGGGCATCGTGGTGATGAACACCCCGTTCGGCAACTCGATCACCACGGCCGAGCACGCCATCGCCCTGATGTTCGCGCTGGCTCGCCAGCTGCCTGAAGCCAACGCGCAGACCCAATCGGGGCTGTGGCCGAAGAACGGCTTCATGGGTGTCGAAGTTACCGGCAAGACCCTCGGCCTGATCGGCGCTGGCAACATCGGTTCGATCGTTGCCGACCGTGCCCACGGCCTGCGCATGAAGGTCGTCGCCTACGATCCGTTCCTCTCGCCTGAGCGTGCGGTGGAAATGGGCGTGGAGAAGGTCGAACTCGACGATCTCTTGGCGCGTGCCGACTTCATCACGCTGCACACCCCGCTGACCGACCAGACCCGCAACATCCTCAGCCGCGAAAACCTCGCCAAGACCAAGAAGGGCGTGCGCATCGTCAACTGCGCGCGCGGTGGCCTGATCGACGAGGACGCGCTCAAGGAACTGCTCGACGCCGGCCACATCGCCGGTGCCGCACTCGACGTGTTCGTGACCGAGCCGGCCAAGGAGCACGCGCTGTTCGGCACGCCGAACTTCGTCGCCACGCCGCACCTCGGCGCTTCGACCAACGAAGCGCAGGTCAACGTCGCTCTCCAGGTCGCTGAACAGCTGAGCGATTACCTCGTCAGCGGCGGCGTCACCAACGCGCTCAACGTGCCTTCGTTGAGCGCCGAGGAAGCCCCGAAGCTCAAGCCGTACATGGCGCTCGCCGAAAAGCTCGGCAGCCTCGTGGGTCAGCTGACGACCGGCTCGGTACCGCGGGTTTCGATCCACACCGAAGGCCACGCCAACGAGCTCAACATCAAGCCGATGGTCGCCGCGGTGCTGGCCGGGTTCCTGCGCGAGCAGTCGGACACGGTGAACATGGTCAACGCTCCGTTCCTGGCCAAGGAGCGCGGGATCGAGGTGCGTGAAGTGCGCACCGAGAAGGAAGGCGACTACCACACGCTGCTGCGCGTTTCGGTCAAGACCGATGCGGGCGAGCGTTCGGTTGCCGGCACGCTGTTCAGCAACGCCGAGCCGCGCCTGGTCGAACTGTTCGGCATCAAGGTCGAAGCCGAACTGGCCGGCCACATGATGTACATCGTCAACGAGGACGCGCCGGGCTTCATCGGCCGCATCGGCACGCTGCTCGGCGAGAACGGCATCAACATCGGCACCTTCAACCTTGGCCGTCGCGAAGCCGGTGGCGAAGCGGTGCTGTTGCTGTCGGTCGACGGCGAAGTGCCGGCCGACGTTGTGGAG
- a CDS encoding response regulator transcription factor, with the protein MKRTTLHIVGGDSRSRAEQARIAFALGHHAEVYSEFEELLDRPPSEGIIIAADNDEVAMIGSLIRKFGEHGIWLPVVVASDEPRIDRAVAAIKAGAIDYLTLPLEMGSFVRRLAGIIAESREYAERRRREVNARHSIGMLSRREREVLELLSAGRSNREIGSWLDISPRTVEIHRGNMMTKLAAGHIADAIRLWLDAQFELPTVLPANANDDVKLDQAVVAGRIRSKRTTARTLREARRQRQ; encoded by the coding sequence ATGAAAAGGACGACCCTTCACATCGTCGGCGGCGACAGCCGCTCCCGCGCCGAACAAGCCCGCATCGCCTTTGCGTTGGGCCATCACGCGGAGGTCTATTCAGAGTTCGAAGAACTGCTCGACCGGCCGCCCAGCGAAGGGATCATCATCGCCGCGGACAACGACGAAGTGGCCATGATTGGCTCGCTCATCAGGAAGTTCGGCGAACACGGTATCTGGCTGCCGGTAGTGGTGGCCTCGGACGAACCGAGGATCGATCGGGCCGTGGCCGCGATCAAAGCCGGCGCTATCGACTACCTGACGCTGCCGCTGGAAATGGGCAGCTTCGTTCGCCGCCTGGCCGGGATCATCGCGGAGTCTCGCGAATATGCCGAACGCCGCCGCCGTGAAGTCAACGCACGCCATTCGATCGGCATGCTCAGCCGCCGCGAACGCGAGGTGCTCGAGCTGCTGAGCGCGGGCCGCTCCAACCGCGAGATCGGCAGCTGGCTCGACATCAGCCCGCGGACGGTCGAAATCCATCGCGGCAACATGATGACCAAGCTCGCGGCCGGCCACATCGCCGACGCGATCCGCCTGTGGCTCGATGCCCAGTTCGAGCTTCCGACCGTGCTGCCCGCCAATGCGAACGACGACGTCAAGCTCGACCAAGCCGTCGTTGCCGGACGCATTCGGTCAAAGCGGACCACCGCGCGCACGCTGCGCGAGGCTCGCCGTCAGCGGCAGTAA